One segment of Podospora pseudopauciseta strain CBS 411.78 chromosome 5 map unlocalized CBS411.78m_5.2, whole genome shotgun sequence DNA contains the following:
- a CDS encoding uncharacterized protein (EggNog:ENOG503P1UP), producing the protein MEQLTVLILGAGWTSTFLIPILTTSSIPFAATTTTGRTVSGVPTIRFKFDPANTPEEELRSAIAALPAAKYVLITFPLTGNGPSKTLIEMYNSTHQSHSSSTSHKARFIQLGSTGIWGAGRTTAAADKERVERELAEKRGGDPWVNRHSPINEANPRVIAEKELLELGGCVLNLSGLWGGERKPVNWIGRVAATKEAIKGKTSLHMIHGEDIARAVVKIVTNEEDKWENGGGKGERWMLTDGFVYDWWALLAGWAEGEGGEVREQGRWVRELMEEEGVRALPRGMEMLGRCYDSREFWRVWGLVPLRAGVLNE; encoded by the coding sequence ATGGAGCAGCTCaccgtcctcatcctcggcgcaGGCTGGACATCCACCTTCCttatccccatcctcaccacctcctccatccccttcgccgccaccaccacaaccggCCGAACCGTCTCGGGCGTCCCGACAATCCGCTTCAAGTTCGACCCCGCCAACACACCAGAAGAGGAGCTCCGCTCCGCGATTGCCGCCCTCCCAGCAGCGAAATACGTCCTGATCACTTTCCCCCTCACCGGCAATGGCCCCTCCAAGACATTGATCGAAATGTACAACTCCACACATCAATCCCactcttcctccacctctcacAAAGCCCGGTTCATCCAGCTTGGCTCAACGGGTATTTGGGGTGCGGGTCGCACCACTGCTGCGGCGGAtaaggagagggtggagagagagCTGGCAGAGAAGAGGGGAGGTGATCCCTGGGTGAATCGGCATTCCCCTATTAATGAGGCCAACCCCAGGGTGATCGCTGAGAAGGAGCTTCTTGAATTGGGAGGGTGCGTGCTCAACTTGAGTGGGctgtggggaggggagaggaagccAGTTAATTGGATTGGGAGAGTGGCTGCTACCAAGGAGGCGATCAAGGGGAAGACAAGCCTGCATATGATTCATGGGGAGGATATTGCCCGGGCGGTGGTCAAGATTGTCACTAATGAGGAGGACAAGTGGGAGAatggaggggggaaaggggagaggtggatgTTGACTGATGGCTTTGTTTATGATTGGTGGGCGCTGTTGGCAGGGTgggcagagggagagggtggtgaggtgagggagcaggggaggtgggtgagggagttgatggaagaggagggagtgaGAGCGCTGCCGAGGGGGATGGAAATGCTGGGGAGGTGTTATGACTCGAGGGAGttttggagggtttgggggcTGGTGCCGCTTAGAGCGGGGGTGTTGAATGAGTGA